In Pyrus communis chromosome 8, drPyrComm1.1, whole genome shotgun sequence, one genomic interval encodes:
- the LOC137741406 gene encoding uncharacterized protein At1g08160-like yields MPTSASQPSHAPKAKSNLIRIIAIVLLASIVILGLVVLITWLIVRPKRLVYTIEDGSIQNFNLTNNHLSADFDFVIRSYNPNKRVSIYYDSIGATVNYNDQTLAFSGVEPFYQRRRNVTRFDVKFTAPSTALSSSVSKDLMLEKRSGKIQFDVWLKARIRFKVGALKSHHRTLRVSCSPVLELSRPKNLKRTYCYADI; encoded by the coding sequence ATGCCTACTTCTGCATCACAACCCTCGCATGCACCAAAAGCAAAGTCAAATCTAATTAGAATCATTGCTATAGTCTTGCTAGCTTCAATTGTCATTTTGGGTCTTGTGGTGCTCATCACCTGGCTCATTGTGAGGCCGAAACGCCTTGTTTACACCATCGAAGATGGTTCGATCCAAAACTTCAACCTAACCAATAACCACCTCTCAGCGGATTTTGATTTTGTCATCAGATCCTATAATCCCAACAAAAGAGTCTCCATATACTATGACTCTATTGGTGCTACAGTGAATTACAATGACCAGACTCTGGCATTTTCCGGGGTTGAACCCTTCTATCAGCGCCGTCGAAATGTGACCCGCTTTGATGTCAAGTTCACGGCTCCCTCCACTGCACTTTCCAGCTCTGTCTCTAAGGATCTAATGCTTGAGAAAAGATCAGGCAAGATTCAGTTTGATGTTTGGCTCAAGGCAAGGATTAGGTTTAAGGTCGGAGCCTTGAAGTCACACCACCGCACTCTAAGGGTTTCGTGTTCCCCAGTGTTGGAGTTATCAAGGCCTAAGAATTTGAAAAGGACGTACTGTTATGCTGATATTTGA